In Luteimonas viscosa, the following proteins share a genomic window:
- the cls gene encoding cardiolipin synthase yields MSLPDLNTGLWLLIADWLVRLVALAWIPSRTTPGAARSWMLLVFFVPLLGLPLYLLLGHPWLSRERVARQRLASQVIREEQAPLADQRWTPAPGGADAELVPLVERLGDFMATHGNQVELLGDYGDSLRRLVADIDGATQRVHLLYYLMFDDAVGDAVAGALQRAAARGVECRLLLDAVGARRGLRRYRAPLQAAGVQVQDMLPGGLRWRRSGRMDLRNHRKVAVIDNRAAWVGSQNLADAEFIRGFPNRELVARVQGPAVAHLEAVFASDWFIETGERLAVTPTLPLHDADIATQMLPSGPAYPFANARDAVNALIHLARRRLVLVTPYFVPDDATLSALRIAALSGVDTQLILSMSSNQRLSAWAQASYYAELLAAGVRIALYRPHFLHAKHLSVDDHIALVGSINLDIRSFALNAEIGMLCYSADVVSRLRQIEAGYLADCEHLSAQDWSRRPAWRRSLEGVARLADPLL; encoded by the coding sequence ATGTCCCTGCCCGACCTCAATACCGGCCTGTGGCTGCTGATCGCGGACTGGCTGGTGCGGCTCGTGGCGCTGGCGTGGATCCCGTCGCGGACCACGCCCGGCGCGGCGCGCAGCTGGATGCTGCTGGTGTTCTTCGTGCCGCTGCTCGGCTTGCCGCTGTACCTGCTGCTGGGCCACCCGTGGCTGTCGCGCGAGCGCGTGGCGCGCCAGCGGCTGGCCTCGCAGGTGATCCGCGAGGAACAGGCACCGCTCGCCGACCAGCGCTGGACGCCCGCGCCCGGCGGCGCCGATGCCGAACTGGTGCCGCTGGTCGAGCGCCTGGGCGATTTCATGGCCACCCATGGCAACCAGGTCGAACTGCTCGGGGACTACGGCGACTCGCTGCGCCGCCTGGTCGCCGACATCGACGGCGCCACCCAGCGCGTGCACCTGCTGTATTACCTGATGTTCGACGACGCGGTGGGGGACGCGGTCGCGGGCGCGTTGCAGCGCGCGGCGGCGCGCGGCGTCGAGTGCCGCCTGCTGCTCGATGCGGTCGGCGCCAGGCGCGGCCTGCGCCGCTACCGCGCGCCGCTGCAGGCGGCCGGCGTGCAGGTGCAGGACATGCTGCCGGGTGGCCTGCGCTGGCGCCGCAGCGGACGCATGGACCTGCGCAACCATCGCAAGGTCGCGGTGATCGACAACCGCGCCGCCTGGGTGGGTTCGCAGAACCTGGCCGACGCGGAGTTCATCCGCGGCTTCCCGAACCGGGAACTGGTTGCGCGGGTGCAGGGCCCGGCGGTCGCCCACCTGGAAGCGGTGTTCGCCAGCGACTGGTTCATCGAGACCGGCGAGCGGCTCGCGGTCACGCCGACCCTGCCGCTGCACGATGCCGACATCGCCACCCAGATGCTTCCCAGCGGCCCGGCGTATCCGTTCGCCAACGCGCGCGACGCGGTCAATGCGCTGATCCATCTCGCGCGCCGGCGGCTGGTGCTGGTCACGCCCTATTTCGTGCCCGACGACGCCACCCTGAGCGCGCTGCGGATCGCCGCGCTGTCGGGCGTGGACACCCAGCTGATCCTGTCGATGAGCAGCAACCAGCGCCTGAGCGCGTGGGCGCAGGCGTCGTACTACGCCGAACTGCTCGCCGCCGGCGTCCGCATCGCGCTGTACCGTCCGCATTTCCTGCACGCCAAGCACCTGAGCGTGGACGACCACATCGCCCTGGTCGGCTCGATCAACCTCGACATCCGCTCGTTCGCGCTCAACGCCGAGATCGGCATGCTCTGCTACAGCGCGGACGTGGTCTCGCGGCTGCGGCAGATCGAAGCAGGCTACCTCGCCGACTGCGAACACCTCTCGGCGCAGGACTGGTCGCGGCGCCCGGCATGGCGCCGCAGCCTGGAGGGCGTCGCCCGGCTCGCCGATCCGCTGCTGTAG
- the rpmG gene encoding 50S ribosomal protein L33 encodes MATKRDKIRLISSANTGHFYTTDKNKKNTPGKMEIKKYDPVVRKHVIYKEGKIK; translated from the coding sequence ATGGCAACCAAGCGCGACAAGATCCGTCTGATTTCGTCGGCCAACACCGGCCACTTCTACACCACGGACAAGAACAAGAAGAACACCCCCGGCAAGATGGAGATCAAGAAGTACGATCCCGTCGTCCGCAAGCACGTGATCTACAAGGAAGGCAAGATCAAGTGA
- the rpmB gene encoding 50S ribosomal protein L28: MSRVCQVTGKRTTTGNNVSHAMNKTRRRFMPNLHERRFWVASENRWVKLRVSAAALRTIDKNGIDAVLADLRKRGEKV, translated from the coding sequence ATGTCCCGAGTATGCCAAGTCACCGGCAAGCGAACGACGACCGGCAACAACGTCTCGCATGCCATGAACAAGACCCGCCGCCGCTTCATGCCCAACCTGCATGAACGCCGCTTCTGGGTCGCCAGCGAGAACCGCTGGGTCAAGCTGCGTGTTTCCGCCGCCGCCCTGCGCACCATCGACAAGAACGGTATCGACGCCGTGCTCGCCGACCTGCGCAAGCGTGGCGAGAAGGTCTGA
- a CDS encoding alpha/beta fold hydrolase, which yields MSRPFRVPPTLSVSMHGWPRLALAGASRPLGLRHGWALLAYLLCSGRRAARERVATLLWPGADAAKARTRLRRLVYALNAGCGVDLVAGDGESLWIDVDAARIECDVLRAQAQARAQIAPSADDEATDALLAPGAEGLLEGFDVASDAFDEWLAQQRQAHQRLVTHGLQRLAQRSVALGRLELAIDAAERAIALEPHAERGYAELMIALGHRGDAGAVEAAYFRCAGVLREEYGVAPSEIVETAYASAMAMARGSAPGPRSCGGRDPTPVRHARGRDGVRLAYTVSGDGPCLIKAANWLSHLGYDDDSPVWGHMVRALTRGHTFVRYDERGCGLSEWEVEDLSFARWVDDLEAIVDALDAPRFALLGISQGASIAIAYAVRHPGRVSHLVLHGGYARGRLVRSDTPQEREEAETMAKLAELGWGKAEPSFRQFFTSQFIPDGSAQQHEWFNELERVSTSPANAARFMREFALIDVVDLLPRVRCPTLVLHSRDDVRVPVAEGRLIAERIPGARFVNLHSRNHLLLEHEAAWPHWLEEVSAFLAR from the coding sequence ATGAGCCGTCCTTTCCGCGTCCCTCCGACGCTGTCGGTGTCGATGCACGGCTGGCCGCGGCTGGCGCTCGCCGGCGCTTCGCGGCCACTCGGCCTCAGGCATGGATGGGCGCTGCTGGCCTACCTGCTGTGCAGCGGCCGGCGCGCCGCGCGCGAGCGCGTGGCCACCCTGCTGTGGCCCGGGGCGGACGCGGCGAAGGCGCGCACCCGTCTGCGGCGTCTGGTCTACGCCCTCAACGCGGGCTGCGGCGTGGACCTCGTCGCCGGGGATGGCGAGTCGCTGTGGATCGATGTCGATGCCGCCCGCATCGAATGCGACGTGCTGCGCGCCCAGGCGCAGGCGCGCGCACAGATCGCACCGTCGGCCGACGACGAGGCGACCGATGCACTGCTTGCCCCGGGCGCGGAAGGCCTGCTCGAAGGTTTCGACGTCGCTTCCGACGCGTTCGACGAATGGCTCGCGCAGCAGCGCCAGGCGCACCAGCGCCTGGTCACGCACGGGCTGCAGCGGCTGGCCCAGCGCAGCGTCGCCCTGGGCCGGCTCGAGCTGGCAATCGACGCCGCGGAACGGGCGATCGCGCTCGAGCCGCACGCCGAACGCGGCTATGCCGAGCTGATGATCGCGCTCGGCCACCGCGGCGACGCCGGTGCGGTGGAAGCGGCCTATTTCCGCTGCGCGGGCGTGCTGCGCGAGGAGTATGGCGTGGCGCCGTCGGAGATCGTCGAGACCGCCTACGCCTCGGCGATGGCGATGGCGCGCGGGTCCGCACCGGGGCCGCGTTCATGCGGCGGGCGGGACCCGACCCCGGTCCGCCACGCCCGCGGTCGCGACGGCGTGCGCCTGGCCTACACCGTCTCCGGCGACGGCCCGTGCCTGATCAAGGCGGCGAACTGGCTCTCGCACCTGGGCTACGACGACGACAGCCCGGTCTGGGGCCACATGGTGCGGGCGCTGACCCGTGGCCACACTTTCGTGCGCTACGACGAACGCGGCTGCGGCCTTTCGGAGTGGGAGGTCGAAGATCTCTCGTTCGCGCGCTGGGTCGACGACCTGGAGGCGATCGTCGACGCGCTCGACGCGCCGCGCTTCGCCCTGCTGGGGATCTCCCAGGGCGCCTCGATCGCGATCGCGTACGCGGTCCGGCATCCGGGGCGCGTGAGCCACCTGGTGCTGCACGGCGGCTATGCGCGCGGCCGCCTGGTGCGCAGCGACACGCCGCAGGAACGCGAGGAGGCCGAGACCATGGCCAAGCTGGCCGAACTCGGCTGGGGCAAGGCGGAGCCCTCGTTCCGCCAGTTCTTCACCAGCCAGTTCATTCCCGACGGCAGCGCCCAGCAGCACGAGTGGTTCAACGAACTCGAGCGGGTCTCGACCTCGCCGGCCAACGCCGCCCGGTTCATGCGCGAGTTCGCGCTCATCGACGTGGTCGACCTGCTGCCGCGGGTGCGTTGCCCGACGCTGGTGCTGCACAGCCGCGACGACGTGCGCGTACCGGTGGCCGAAGGACGCCTGATCGCCGAACGTATCCCGGGCGCGCGCTTCGTGAACCTGCACAGCCGCAACCACCTGCTGCTCGAACACGAGGCGGCATGGCCGCACTGGCTGGAGGAGGTCAGCGCGTTCCTGGCCCGCTGA